Proteins from one Ficedula albicollis isolate OC2 chromosome 3, FicAlb1.5, whole genome shotgun sequence genomic window:
- the KLHL31 gene encoding kelch-like protein 31, with the protein MAPKKKNVKKNKADINETTIIVEDGPLSKINGLNGLLEGGNGFSCISSEVSDPSYCPNFLEGLSKMRQENFLCDLTISTKTKSFNVHKVVMASSSEYFHNILKKDPSTQRVDLNDVSPVGLATVITYAYTGKLTLSLYTIGSIISTAIYLQIHTLTKMCCDFLVQEISVENCMYIANIAETYGLKATKEAAHKFIKDNFIEFSETDQFLKLTFDQINELLADDDLQLPSEIVAFQIAIKWLEFDQKRVKFAANLLSNIRFGTISAQDLVNYVQTVPRMMQDADCHKLLVDAMNYHLLPYHQNTLQSRRTRIRGGFRVLVTVGGRPALTEKSLSRDVLFRDPENGWKKLSEMPAKSFNQCVTVMDGFLYVAGGEDQNDARNQAKHAVSNFCRYDPRFNSWIHLASMNQRRTHFSLSVFNGLLFAVGGRNSEGCLSSVECYVPATNQWQMKAPLEVPRCCHASAVVDGQILVTGGYINNAYSRSVCMYDPSKDSWQDKASLGTPRGWHCAVSLLERVYVMGGSQLGARAERVDVLPVERYSPYTGQWNYVAPLQTGVSTAGASTLNGKIYLVGGWNEIEKKYKKCIQCYNPDLNEWTEEDELPEATVGVSCCTISMPNTKTRESRASSVSSVPVSI; encoded by the exons ATGGCCCCTAAGAAGAAGAAtgtgaaaaagaacaaagcagaTATCAATGAAACAACTATCATTGTGGAAGATGGCCCCCTCAGTAAAATAAATGGTTTGAATGGACTCTTGGAAGGAGGAAATGGTTTCAGCTGCATCTCCTCTGAGGTTTCTGACCCATCATACTGCCCAAACTTCTTGGAAGGTCTAAGCAAAATGAGAcaagaaaatttcctttgtgACTTGACTATCAGTACCAAAACCAAATCATTCAATGTCCATAAGGTAGTGATGGCTTCAAGCAGTGAATACTTTCACAACATCTTAAAGAAAGACCCATCCACTCAAAGAGTGGACCTCAATGATGTGTCCCCAGTGGGTCTAGCTACTGTTATCACCTATGCTTACACTGGAAAACTTACTCTCTCGCTTTACACAATAGGTAGTATTATTTCCACAGCAATTTATCTACAGATTCACACCCTTACAAAGATGTGCTGTGATTTTCTAGTCCAAGAAATCAGTGTTGAGAACTGTATGTACATTGCCAATATTGCAGAAACATATGGACTAAAAGCAACCAAGGAAGCAGCACACAAATTTATTAAAGACAACTTCATTGAATTTTCAGAAACTGATCAGTTCCTAAAACTTACTTTTGATCAGATTAATGAACTTCTTGCAGATGATGACTTACAGTTGCCTTCTGAAATTGTAGCATTCCAGATTGCAATAAAATGGCTGGAATTTGACCAAAAAAGAGTAAAGTTTGCTGCCAATCTCTTAAGTAACATCCGTTTTGGTACCATCTCAGCCCAAGACCTTGTCAATTATGTTCAAACTGTGCCAAGAATGATGCAAGATGCAGACTGCCATAAGCTCCTAGTGGATGCCATGAACTATCACTTGCTTCCCTATCACCAGAATACACTTCAGTCCAGAAGAACAAGGATCCGTGGAGGTTTCAGAGTCTTAGTTACTGTTGGGGGACGCCCTGCTTTAACAGAAAAGTCTCTTAGCAGAGATGTCTTATTCAGAGATCCTGAAAATGGATGGAAGAAGCTAAGTGAAATGCCTGCTAAAAGTTTTAATCAGTGTGTCACGGTGATGGATGGATTTCTCTATGTGGCTGGTGGGGAAGACCAGAATGATGCCAGGAACCAAGCCAAGCATGCAGTCAGCAATTTCTGCAG ATATGACCCTCGTTTCAACAGCTGGATTCACTTGGCCAGCATGAATCAGCGGCGCACCCACTTCAGCCTGAGCGTGTTCAACGGGCTCCTCTTCGCAGTGGGCGGCCGCAACTCCGAGGGCTGCCTCTCCTCCGTCGAGTGCTACGTGCCTGCCACTAACCAGTGGCAGATGAAGGCCCCgctggaggtgcccaggtgcTGCCACGCCAGCGCCGTGGTGGATGGGCAGATCCTGGTCACGGGAGGTTACATCAACAACGCTTACTCTCGCTCGGTGTGCATGTACGACCCCAGCAAGGACAGCTGGCAGGATAAGGCCAGCCTCGGCACCcccaggggctggcactgcGCAGTGTCCCTTCTGGAGAGGGTCTATGTCATGGGGGGGTCTCAGCTGGGGGCGCGAGCAGAGAGGGTGGATGTCCTGCCTGTGGAGCGTTACAGCCCCTACACGGGCCAGTGGAATTACGTGGCGCCGCTTCAAACCGGGGTTAGCACGGCCGGCGCCTCCACCCTCAACGGGAAAATTTACCTGGTGGGTGGCTGGaatgaaatagagaaaaagtACAAGAAATGCATTCAGTGCTATAACCCAGATCTCAATGAATGGACAGAGGAAGATGAGCTGCCTGAGGCCACTGTGGGCGTATCTTGTTGTACTATATCCATGCCCAACACCAAGACGAGGGAGTCCAGGGCCAGCTCAGTCTCTTCTGTGCCAGTCAGTATCTAA